A region from the Alnus glutinosa chromosome 5, dhAlnGlut1.1, whole genome shotgun sequence genome encodes:
- the LOC133869695 gene encoding calcium permeable stress-gated cation channel 1-like: MATIKDIGVAAAINILSAFIFLVAFAILRLQPFNDRVYFPKWYLKGLRSDPAHSGAFVRKFVNLDFRSYLRFLNWMPDALRMPEPELIDHAGLDSAVYLRIYLIGLKIFVPIAFLAWAMLVPVNWTNSTLELAKLNNVTSSDIDKLSISNIPVKSQRFWGHIVMAYAVTFWTCCVLLKEYAKVASMRLQFLASERRRADQFTVLARNVPPDPDESVSELVEHFFLVNHPDHYLTHQVVYNANKLAKLVKKKKKMQNWLVYYKNKYSRNNSERPFMKTGFLGLWGNKVDSIDHHESEIEKLSKEITAERERIAEDPNSIMPAAFVSFKTRWGTAVCAQTQQSRNPTIWLTEWAPEPRDVYWPNLAIPYVSLSVRRLVIAVAFFFLTFFFMIPIAIVQSLASLEGIEKAAPFLKPVVEKAFVKSLIAGFLPGIVLKLFLIFLPTILMIMSRFEGFISLSSLERRAASRYYLFNFVNVFLGSIITGSAFDQLDSFIHQSASDIPKTIGVAIPIKATFFITYIMVDGWAGIAGEILMLKPLIIYHLKNFFLVKTEKDREEAMDPGSLGFNTGEPRIQFYFLLGLVYATVTPAILPFIIIFFGFAYVVFRHQIINVYNQEYESAAAFWPDVHGRVVTALVISQVLLMGLLSTKEAAQSTPFLLALPVLTIWFHRFCKGRYEPAFIRYPLQEAMMKDTLERAREPHLNLKGFLQNAYIHPVFKASEDDEDEEEVFDEKWESESVIVPTKRQSRKNTPVPSRVSGASSPPSPPETVQEHSQP, from the exons ATGGCTACAATTAAAGATATTGGAGTGGCAGCAGCTATTAACATTCTCAGTGCATTCATTTTCTTAGTGGCATTTGCCATTTTAAGGCTTCAACCTTTCAATGATAGAGTGTACTTCCCGAAGTGGTATCTTAAGGGTTTAAGATCGGATCCAGCTCACTCCGGAGCATTTGTACGCAAGTTTGTCAATCTAGACTTCAGGTCATATTTAAGGTTTTTGAATTGGATGCCAGATGCACTGAGAATGCCGGAACCTGAACTCATTGACCATGCAGGACTGGATTCTGCTGTTTACTTGCGGATTTACTTGATAGG ACTTAAGATCTTTGTTCCTATAGCCTTCCTTGCATGGGCTATGCTGGTGCCGGTTAACTGGACGAATAGCACTTTAGAGCTAGCCAAGCTAAACAATGTAACTTCTAGTGACATTGATAAGCTCTCTATTTCAAATATCCCAGTTAAATCACAAAG GTTTTGGGGTCATATAGTGATGGCTTATGCCGTTACCTTTTGGACATGCTGTGTGTTGCTAAAGGAGTATGCAAAAGTTGCGTCAATGCGGTTGCAGTTTCTTGCATCAGAAAGACGCCGTGCCGATCAATTTACG GTCCTTGCCAGAAATGTTCCACCTGACCCCGATGAATCTGTAAGTGAGCTTGTGGAGCACTTTTTTCTAGTCAATCATCCAGATCACTATCTCACTCATCAG GTCGTATATAATGCAAACAAGCTTGCCAAATtggtcaagaagaagaaaaaaatgcagaACTGGCTTGTttactacaaaaataaatattctagaAATAATTCTGAGAGGCCCTTCATGAAG ACTGGTTTTCTTGGGCTTTGGGGAAATAAAGTGGATTCAATTGACCATCACGAGTCTGAAATTGAGAAACTGTCAAAAGAA ATAACTGCAGAAAGGGAAAGAATTGCAGAAGATCCAAACTCTATAATGCCTGCAGCATTTGTTTCTTTCAAAACTCGTTGGGGTACTGCTGTTTGTGCCCAAACTCAACAATCCAGAAACCCAACTATTTGGTTAACAGAGTGGGCTCCAGAGCCACGTGATGTATATTGGCCAAACCTAGCCATTCCATATGTTTCTCTCTCAGTTAGAAGGCTAGTTATAGCTGTTgcattcttcttcttgacctTCTTTTTCATGATCCCCATTGCAATTGTACAATCTCTTGCAAGTCTTGAGGGCATCGAGAAAGCAGCACCATTCTTGAAGCCTGTTGTTGAAAA GGCCTTCGTTAAATCACTCATCGCAGGTTTTCTACCTGGGATTGTATTGAAGTTATTCCTTATCTTTCTGCCAACCATATTGATGATCATGTCTAGATTTGAAGGATTTATATCTCTATCATCTCTAGAAAGGAGAGCAGCCTCTAGATATTATCTTTTCAACTTTGTGAATGTTTTCCTCGGGAGCATAATTACTGGAAGTGCATTCGATCAGCTAGATTCATTTATTCACCAATCAGCAAGCGA CATTCCTAAAACAATTGGTGTGGCGATACCGATCAAAGCAACTTTCTTCATAACTTATATTATGGTTGATGGATGGGCTGGTATAGCTGGGGAAATTTTAATGTTGAAACCTCTTATAATTTACCACTTGAAGAATTTCTTCTTGGTGAAGACAGAAAAGGATAGGGAGGAGGCGATGGATCCTGGAAGTCTTGGTTTCAACACAGGAGAACCTCGTatacagttttattttttgttgggcCTCGTGTATGCTACAGTGACACCTGCTATCCTTCCTTTCATAATCATTTTCTTCGGCTTTGCTTATGTTGTGTTCCGTCATCAG ATCATAAATGTTTACAACCAAGAGTATGAGAGTGCTGCAGCATTTTGGCCTGATGTTCATGGGCGTGTTGTAACTGCATTGGTGATTTCTCAAGTACTTCTTATGGGATTGTTGAGCACGAAAGAGGCTGCCCAGTCAACACCATTTCTCCTTGCACTTCCAGTTCTAACCATATGGTTCCATAGGTTCTGCAAAGGCCGTTATGAACCAGCATTTATTAGATACCCATTACAG GAAGCAATGATGAAAGATACTCTAGAACGTGCAAGGGAACCGCACCTGAACTTAAAAGGCTTTCTTCAAAATGCATATATACATCCGGTTTTTAAAGCTTCCGAAGACGATGAAGACGAGGAGGAGGTGTTTGATGAAAAGTGGGAGAGCGAGAGTGTGATTGTACCCACAAAGCGCCAGTCCCGAAAGAATACACCGGTTCCCAGCAGAGTTAGTGGTGCATCCTCCCCCCCATCTCCGCCTGAGACTGTTCAAGAACATTCACAGCCGTAA